A portion of the Luxibacter massiliensis genome contains these proteins:
- a CDS encoding cytosine permease: protein MEKEKVSVLNDYATSSVPEEKTYNWLSMGLIWAGVGINLGMIVIGGALGNGLSFKQATLAAFIGGVVLAIVTSVCGVIGAHTHLSTAMISSFTFGKAAIIIIALIQAFGSYGWFGVQLGLFGETVSTTIKMATGLVLPTILCIIVGGILMILTSTFGYKSLDLLSKIAVPLLIILLLASVVKVMQGYSVGEIVEFQAAGEAISIGYGISSAIASFIVGAVVAPDVSRYAKSPKDTVLASIFAFAIVVPMMLVVGCVMAQVTGTADIIDIMLKLGWGFAALLVLMLAQWTSNDNNLYCAALGFAVVFKKMKKYQITIISGIIGILLALTGIAENITSFLNYLGVLIPPMGGVLASDYYFFHKSRYREELAGEVKSIEIPACTAWVVGSVLSFVTTYTSFSITTVPSIDGILAAFLVHFIWSKVSEKNRSIS, encoded by the coding sequence GCTTTCAATGGGACTAATATGGGCTGGGGTAGGTATTAATCTGGGAATGATTGTAATCGGGGGTGCACTGGGGAATGGGTTAAGCTTTAAGCAGGCAACCCTGGCTGCATTTATAGGGGGAGTGGTGTTGGCTATTGTCACTTCAGTATGCGGCGTGATTGGAGCACATACTCATTTATCTACAGCAATGATCAGTTCTTTTACATTTGGAAAAGCTGCTATTATCATTATTGCGCTGATACAGGCATTTGGCTCCTATGGCTGGTTCGGAGTCCAGCTGGGGTTGTTTGGAGAGACTGTGAGCACTACCATTAAGATGGCCACGGGACTGGTTTTGCCAACTATACTATGTATTATTGTGGGCGGCATTTTAATGATACTGACATCTACATTTGGGTATAAAAGTTTGGATTTACTGAGTAAAATTGCAGTTCCGCTTTTGATTATTTTGCTTCTGGCCTCAGTTGTTAAAGTAATGCAGGGGTACAGCGTGGGCGAAATTGTAGAGTTTCAAGCTGCTGGTGAGGCAATTTCAATCGGATATGGTATTTCAAGTGCGATTGCTTCTTTCATTGTTGGTGCAGTAGTCGCACCGGACGTCTCCAGATATGCAAAATCACCTAAAGATACAGTGCTAGCCTCCATTTTTGCATTTGCCATTGTAGTGCCTATGATGCTGGTTGTTGGCTGTGTGATGGCCCAGGTGACAGGAACGGCAGATATTATTGATATTATGTTAAAGTTAGGCTGGGGATTTGCGGCTCTTTTGGTTCTGATGCTGGCTCAGTGGACTTCCAATGACAATAACTTGTATTGTGCGGCCCTGGGGTTCGCCGTAGTATTTAAAAAAATGAAGAAATACCAAATTACAATTATTTCTGGTATTATTGGAATCTTGCTGGCCTTAACTGGTATTGCAGAAAATATCACCAGTTTTTTAAATTATCTGGGTGTCCTGATTCCACCTATGGGCGGTGTTTTGGCTTCTGACTATTACTTTTTCCATAAATCCAGATATAGAGAGGAATTAGCGGGGGAAGTTAAGAGTATTGAAATTCCCGCGTGTACTGCCTGGGTAGTTGGATCTGTCCTATCATTTGTCACTACATATACTTCATTCAGCATCACAACTGTTCCGAGTATTGATGGTATACTGGCTGCATTTCTGGTTCATTTTATATGGTCAAAGGTGAGTGAAAAAAATAGGTCAATATCTTAA